Proteins from a genomic interval of Scylla paramamosain isolate STU-SP2022 unplaced genomic scaffold, ASM3559412v1 Contig116, whole genome shotgun sequence:
- the LOC135099291 gene encoding peroxidasin-like codes for MVTLHTGPREQINQVTSFIDGSVIYGSSKEESDELRAFSGGLLKVQRGPANTQILMADTNQIDCKTSGRFKARSRKTRAADGQLKDIESGSPNNVLDLMEVLPNTDVSDITEIPSVFERDDQTLPCDHTLRFRTATGWCNNLNFPSFGKSFRAKSRLLRPSYENGLSKFRVTSVTGKPLPSPRLISANMQDVSAPHVRYTLMVMQWGQFIDHDIIFTPINKGFQDSILDCRRCDSPQTVHPECFPIAIPQNDPFFPPVNISSGQPFCIPLTRSMPGQLTLGYREQMNQVTAFIDASHTYGSDKCEQQQLRTKSDGMLRGTPNPLRGKDLLPTENENHECQAPSGRCFTGGDTRASEQPGLAALHTLMMREHNRVAGELKRLNKHWNDEQLFQNARRIVTAINQHVTYNEWLPRVLGWNAVNLYELNLLPEGYSEDYDAYCNPTVLNEFGIAFRFGHSLLKPSLERMDGIFAKRNPPVKLSEHFFNPDLLYQPGMLDEIIRGLTTVSMETLDQFLTDEVTNHLFEDKRQPFSGLDLAALNIQRGRDHGLQPYNEYRALCNLTRARSFDDLHREIARPVIERMKRTYAHVDDIDLFTGGLIETPLHGGLVGPTFGCILGIQFRNLRCCDRFWYENADPLVRFTDPQLTEIRKVTLSKLLCDNCDYVESEQWSVFDLPDPFLNPRVSCRDLPGVNLELWKERVSCGVGKTNIDISGAERISPCVMCTCTKEGPVCQSLKIDNCFHLAQSYSPESILNDHVCKVQCAFAFRAFPQVATQDSNQLGFANS; via the exons ATGGTGACACTTCACACAGGCCCCAGAGAACAGATCAACCAAGTGACATCCTTCATTGATGGGTCGGTGATCTACGGgtccagcaaggaggagagtgacgagCTGCGTGCCTTCTCTGGCGGCCTCCTCAAGGTGCAGCGCGGCCCGGCAAACACCCAGATCCTCATGGCCGACACCAACCagattgactgcaagacctcaggaagattcaa AGCCAGGTCACGCAAGACTCGGGCAGCAGACGGCCAGCTCAAAGACATCGAGTCAGGTTCCCCAAACAACGTACTGGATTTGATGGAGGTTCTGCCTAACACTGACGTCAGCGATATCACGGAAATTCCTAGCGTGTTTGAGCGTGACGACCAGACACTGCCCTGCGACCACACTTTGCGTTTCCGCACAGCTACAGGGTGGTGCAATAATCTTAACTTCCCGTCCTTCGGCAAGTCGTTCAGGGCAAAAAGTCGACTCCTACGTCCTTCTTATGAAAACG GTCTGTCTAAATTTCGCGTCACTTCAGTCACCGGcaagcctctcccttcccctcggcTCATTTCCGCCAACATGCAAGACGTGTCTGCACCGCATGTCCGCTATACCCTAATGGTCATGCAGTGGGGCCAGTTTATTGACCATGATATTATTTTCACCCCCATCAACAAAG gtttCCAAGACTCGATTCTGGATTGCCGCAGATGTGACTCTCCCCAGACAGTCCACCCTGAGTGTTTCCCCATAGCCATTCCTCAGAAcgatccatttttccctcctgtcaaTATATCATCTGGCCAGCCATTCTGCATCCCCCTGACCCGCTCCATGCCAGGCCAGCTGactctag GCTACCGGGAGCAAATGAACCAAGTGACTGCCTTCATCGACGCCTCTCACACCTATGGCTCGGACAAGTGTGAGCAGCAGCAACTGAGGACCAAGTCA GACGGCATGCTACGAGGCACACCCAACCCCCTGCGAGGCAAAGACCTGCTGCCCACTGAGAATGAGAACCACGAGTGTCAGGCTCCCTCTGGCCGGTGCTTCACTGGAG GAGACACCCGGGCCTCAGAGCAGCCTGGCTTGGCTGCGCTACACACTCTGATGATGCGTGAACACAACAGAGTGGCCGGGGAACTGAAGCGCCTCAACAAACACTGGAATGATGAGCAGCTCTTCCAAAATGCCCGGCGTATCGTGACGGCCATCAACCAGCATGTCACGTACAATGAGTGGCTGCCAAGGGTGCTGGGGTGGAACGCTGTTAATCTGTATGAGCTTAACTTGCTGCCTGAGGGCTATTCTGAAG attacgATGCATACTGCAACCCAACAGTGCTCAATGAATTTGGCATAGCCTTCCGCTTTGGCCACTCTCTACTCAAGCCTTCCCTGGAGCGCATGGACGGAATATTTGCCAAGCGCAACCCTCCTGTCAAGCTGAGCGAACACTTCTTCAACCCAGACCTACTCTACCAGCCTGGGATGCTTGATGAGATCATCCGCGGCCTGACTACTGTGTCCATGGAGACACTGGACCAGTTCTTGACAGATGAGGTGACCAACCATCTCTTTGAAGACAAGCGGCAGCCATTCTCTGGCCTGGACCTGGCTGCCCTCAACATCCAGCGAGGCAGAGACCATGGACTGCAGCCTTACAATGAGTACAGGGCCCTCTGTAACCTGACCAGGGCGAGGTCGTTTGATGACCTGCACAGGGAGATAGCGAGGCCGGTGATCGAGCGAATGAAACGGACGTACGCACACGTGGATGACATAGATCTGTTCACTGGTGGATTGATTGAGACGCCGCTGCACGGTGGACTGGTCGGTCCCACGTTCGGCTGCATCCTCGGCATTCAGTTCAGGAACCTCCGCTGCTGTGACCGGTTCTGGTATGAGAATGCTGACCCACTTGTGCGCTTCACCGACCCTCAGCtcactgaaataagaaag GTGACACTGTCCAAGCTTCTGTGTGACAACTGTGACTATGTGGAAAGTGAACAGTGGTCTGTCTTTGACCTTCCAGACCCCTTCCT gAACCCCCGAGTGTCATGTCGCGACCTCCCCGGGGTGAACCTTGAGCTGTGGAAAGAGCGTGTGTCATGTGGCGTAGGCAAGACTAACATCGACATAAGTGGAGCAGAACGCATCTCTCCTTGTGTTATGTGCACCTGTACCAAGGAAGGG ccTGTCTGCCAGAGCCTCAAGATAGACAACTGCTTCCACCTGGCCCAGTCCTACAGTCCTGAGTCTATTCTGAATGACCACGTGTGCAAGGTGCAGTGTGCATTTGCCTTCCGTGCCTTCCCACAAGTGGCCACTCAGGACTCCAACCAGCTCGGATTTGCCAACAGTTAA